CCCCATCGAATGTACCGTCAGTTCGGGGCGTTCCATTAGAGTTCATGGTGCCGTACCCTCCCGATGAGGAGGCGTCAATTGCGGACTGTATGTCGGCGGCGGAACATGAGGCTGCCAGTTTACATGTTCCGGTCTCTCCATAACGGCACATAACGGTAGTGTATGCCGCCAATGAATACGATGGAAGAGCCATGCTGATACCCAAAAGAAGGGCACAGGTAAGCATTATTGCAAACAAGGATGAAACGTGGTTGGTTTTTTTCATTCTCATACCTCAAAACTCTTTATAGAGTCATTTGATGCGCGGCTTAACAGAGACAAAATTATTTCCGCTGCACATCCTAGCTTGGCAAAATTCTACCTCGCAGAAAAGTTTAAATAAAATGATCATCATTACAAGGACAGATTAAATTTATTCCAGTTTCACAGATTCTCTTGAATTTTATAAGCAAACTTGATGCCACATAAGGCTTAGATTGATTACCTGACTGATTAATATCTTCCCGGACCCATCGACACATATTTCTGAAGTATTATTCCTTCGCTTAATAGCATAAATAGTATGATTTGCGCTACGCTAATAGCCCAGGCAGGGATTATATCAGTAATTCAGTAATTGCTAATCGAAGGTCCATACTTCTCCTTTTATTGCTCCATCAACTCTCGCTGAATAAGCTCGCTCGTGAGAAGACGGTGTATCTCTGACGTATAATTTCCAAGACCTTTGATGTGTCGATTGACAATATCTTCAAGAATTCTCCCATGAAGGTAAGGCCTTTGGCGACTGCGGTAATCCAAGAGAATCTGTCTTACATATCGGGACAATTGATCACGATACCAAATACGAAAATGATAAAATTTGTGTCTTCCGAGAAAGAGCCTTTCAAGGCGTACCGAGGCGAACATATGATCAATTTTTGACAGCCACTGAGGCATCCCATAGTCATACGCATATTCCGACTTTACAGTAAACTCTTGAAAAAGGTGATGCATTTTTCCTATAACGGGAATGGGCCTATACAATAACCCTCGATCCGTAGGTATCCTGGCTAACGCGCGGTTTCTTTCGGCGATAAGACGCAATGACGGCTCTTTACTCAAAATGACACTACGAGGAGCCTGATACGTCAAAGCGACAATCTCGTTGTCCAAATATGGAGAGCGTACTGTAAGTTGAGATTGCTCAAGAGAAAATTGCGCGTAATGATGCCATGGTATCTGTTTGAAGGCTATAAATGATTGGATAGATCCCTCCTCTTGTTCGTGGATATAGGTTGAAGGAGTGTTTTTGACAAGTTCCGCAAATTCCGGGTCCAGCAATTCTTCCCGGAAAAGCTTTGGTTTAAACGCTACATTCCCCCGCAAAATTTCAGACCCATAATTGCCGGTCAAGCGTACAGGGGCAATCTGTCGTGCCAATCGGTTGACATAGAGTTCAACGGATCCTGTTATATCCATTGCTCCATCGGAAATAAATATGGCTTTTTCGGCCAGTTTGGGAAACTCTTTAAAAAAGACAGGTCCCACAACGATTGTATCATGCGGTTGGTTACAAATCCTCGCTATCTTACGAGCGATCGAAACATCCGTACAGTCACGATATGTACCGCCGAAAGTGTAGCATGGCAATTCTCCGGGATCAGGATGCGACCAAGCCATGATCAGGCGGCCATCCAAACCGCCTGTGAGCGACATGGCTACTTGATTTGGCCCGCGACGATAACGATGTATCACGCGACCGAAGGTTTCCTTCAGTCTTTCATAATACTCTTCTCCGCTCAGCATCGGTTGACCCTCCCATACTGATGGATCAAAGTAGGTTCGCTTTTTCACATTTTGCTTTCGGGCAAATGTCCAGATTGATCCCCCCGGGATAAGGGAAATCCCTCGAAAAAGAGTTCTATTTTGTAGCACGCATCCAAAAGAGAACGTTTCCGCCAGGCTCGTTAGATTCAAAGTGCGCAGTTCCGGCAGAACTTTCAAGAGCGATTTGGCTTCCGAGGAAAAATAGAGCCTGCCATCGCGCTCATGATAGTAAATTCGGTTCAACCCATACCTGTCATTGAATAACGCGACAATCTTCTCCCGAAGGTCTACCACCACACCACTGAACCAACCGTTGAGTTTGTCGATAAAACCGAGTCCGTGTTCCTCGTAGAGATGCACCAGATAACCGGCGCCCCCTGGATCATATTCATGCCCCCGGGTCCTGAGATATTCTAAGTCCGCTTGGTCTGTAAAATCCTCACCGGAGAATATGAGACAGATATCCTTATTCTCGTTCCATATTGGTGCACAATCCGAAAACGAACCGTCATGGTTTACCCATCCGATATAGAATCCAAGTTCCTCATTAGAATAGGTTCCTCTTCGGTGGAAGGCTTCATGCGTCATACGTACACTCATCAGCTCAAGGGCAAATCTCTGCTCCTCGGCTGAACCCTCGCCAATAATTCCTACAATTCCAGGCATATGTTTTTCCTAACTGTGTTGCTAATATCCAGCACGATAATAAACAGAAGATTGAGGGTACGCAGAACCTGCATTCCGATGCTTGGTTTATGTTGCTTCTCTTAAGAAAACTGCATTTGGAGCCGGCGGGAGGATTCGAACACTCCATCTGCTGAATGGAATTCAACTGTTCTGCCCATTGAACTACACCGGCTTTATTTGGCAATATACTTCTATAATATTAACTCAGGAGCACGGAAAATTCAACCATTTAATTTCCGTTTCCTCCCTCTTCCTCTCCTTTCATTTTCCTTTCATACCATTTTGTCCGCACATCAATGAGATAATTATTTAATTTTACAGGAATCAATCCCGCGATGCCATGATGAAGCCTAAGTTTAAGAACTATCCTGCCTCTATTGCTTACAGGTATATAATACCTAGGTATTTCTATCATTTTAAAACCATTACGGTTCTTGAACTCAATTATAGGGGTATTTGTTCTCTTTCCATAAATGTACTTTCCGTAGGTAAAGTATTTCATCTGTCTCTTTTCGCATATCTCCACTGTTTTAGCGATTAATGCGTTGGTAGGCCTTTTATCCTGATGCCTGACCATGGAGATAATTTGCATAATCTTTGCCGCTTGCCCTACGTATACCACTTTTATGAACCCTATAAGCTCGTCATTGAGGTAGGCTCCTATGAAATCGCATTTTGACAAATAGGTTGCATTCTCCCGCTTTACCGTATCAAAATCCTTGCCATAATGCCAAAAGTATCTACCTTGCCTGACAGGGGTTTCGTTATAGATGTTTACAATGCCTTTCACTAATTCATCATTAAATTCAACAACTTTTGTATTGACACCTCGTTTGGCCGACCTTCTCACATTTTTTCTGGTCGCCTGCGGCAGCCCGGCCCACCATTCATCAAACGTCGCTAACCTAATTACCGCAACATTGTCCCACTCCATATAGTACCCATATTTAGGTGAAGCCTCAGACAATGTTTGCATGAATGTAAAAATATCTATCTTCGCTCCAGCGCTTACGATTGCTTTTACTACTTCCTCCGGAGCCTTAAGAGAACTTCTTTCAAGCCAGTTTTCGTCGTAGATCTCTCCAATCCTTGCGATCCCCCGTGAAACGTTGAGCGATATCTCATTTAGATTGATTATGGACATTAACTCGATTCCTTTCTTATTGTCTTAATGGTTCACATGGCAACACGGGTCTCTCCGGCCAGAAACAAGCGCAAAACAACCGGTTGAACTTTCTGCACCCATACAGATAATCAATTCATACGTCTTAAATTTGGTCCATCGCCTTCAGCATCATATATTCTTTATGATTTCCAACATTATTTGTTCATTTATTTTAGCTTTACAGCCTATCATATATCATAATTTCATCACTTTTCTCATACAGTTTCTATCTGTACGGATCTTCAAAACCTTGATCGAAGTATTGCCCATATTTTCCGGCTCTTTCAGGTAACTGACTAAATCGGCTTATATTAAGACCGGGGTTTTGTTTCATTTAGTTTAAGAAGCAGAAGCGCCAGGGCCTTATACGTGGTCGCCTGCGCCCAATGGATCATTGGCGTCTTCAATGTAAAGACGGGATATCGTGTAAAATAAAAATAACCCGACTTATCCTGCATATTTTCAATGGCCCACTTGGCGACCCTCAAAGCCAATTCGAGCGATGCGTGATCATAGTCGGAAAAATTGACCAGCGTCTCTATCGATTGAGATATACACTGGCTGTCAATGGGATATGCGCGGTTATGGTAATACTTTGGCCTGCCGGTCGCCTCAAAAAAGTTATTTTTATAAAATTCGAAGCCTCGCTTCAGATTGCCCTCATACGTCTTGTCTTTCGTACTTTCTATGTAAGATTTTAAGGCGTCCAGATTATATCCAGTATGGAAATTATCAATCCAGTGATACTTTGTTTCTTCTCCGTAAAGCCAGGAACCATCAGGTAACTGCCTGGTACACGTGTATGCCATTGCTTTTTTGGCCACTTTCAGGTATTCCATTCTTTCAATGTAAGTGAACGCTCGTGCCAGCAAGGCAGCCGCTAACATGCTCTGATTATGAATAGTACAATCCCCCTCCCCTTTGGCTGTATAATTAAGACAAAAGCCTGAGGCCGTCTCGTTTCTCGGTATCGACAATATCCAGTTACAGACGCTTTCAACCACTTCCAGATAAGCTTTGTTTCCCATGACTTCGTACGCCTCAAGAAACGCAAAACCAATAAGGCTCGTCCAGACGGTGATGGGTTCGAATTTCCCCTGCCTGCCGCCACGGCTTGCGAAATCAAACATTTTACCCCAAGCATATTCTTCGTGGCCCGGCGCTCTATTTGTCATCAGCCAGTTGAGACATGCTATTGCCTTATCTTTATGCTTCTCAACGCCTGTTGCCCTAAACCTCGTGAGATAGCCCCAAGCCATATAGCCACGCCCGATAAAAGAATCTTTCGGTTTCACGCCCAAAAGCGGGCGAAGGTTAATCGGACTTCGCCAAATGAGTTGCTGGAGCAGACGATCAAGGAATAGGTTGCCCAGCGTGAGGGGTCTCACATATGACGTCAGACCGTCTGCCGGATCATACCCTTTATAATTGTGGTCTTCTATCCATTTTTCCAGTTTTTCCAAGCTATCTTCGAATATTTGTCGCATCTCGTCGCATCATATGCGGGACTAATGATCCCGTTTAAACTCAAATGCCCGGCGGAATATTTCATGAAGTCTCCGCGTTTGTTCCGCTCTGTAAAATTGCATAAGTTCCGCCGATATGGGCCTTTTTGCCCTGCTCACGAAAGCCCAGACATATCCCCATAGCAATAGAATACCCCCAATTACATAAGGCTTATTCTTCATCTGGAAAATAGATCTGAATAAATGCCATAAAGGGTGGCCGCCCAGACAGTAGTTCTTCTGCCCATACTTGAATTGTACTTTCAGTGTGCCCGAGTCTCCTGTACCTATCTTGCGGTGATGAAGACACGTCATGTCCGTAAATGTGCGTGTTTTCCATCCTTTCATCCTGGCCGTCGTAACCGCAACCCAGTCGATACCCCCTCCTTTAATGGGAATGTATCCGCCTATTTCCTCAAAACATTCACGCCGGAATAGTTGGCATGCCCCGGAAACATGTTCAATATTCGTGAATCTGTAGTCGTAGTGCTTCCCGTCCTCCACAAAAGGAGTCCCCGCAACCCCGAGTGCAGGGTCGCCGGCAAATTTCGCCAAAAGAAAATTAAAATAATTACCTTCGAAGGAAATATCAGCGTCAAGATTTCCTATAATGTCATATTCTATTTCTGTCTCTGTTATCTTTGCGTAACCGGCATTAAAACAATGAACCTTCGCCGCGAACTGCCGGTCGGTATGCTCCGGCATCCGGATCAGTTCCATCCAAGTAGTTGTCTGAGCATATTTTCCGACAATCTCATCCGTACGATCGGTCGATCCATCACTGACAATTATCCATTTTTCGGGTAAAATGGTTTGAGACACCACCGACTTAATTGTCTTCTCTATACTAGACTCCTCGTTACGGGCTGGAGTTATCAGGACATATCTATAATTGTTCTTCATTGGCATTTGCGGTCCGAATTGTCAAAAAACTCTTTCCTTCGCTGCGCTCACGCCGCAGACCGTCAGAAGCGTACTTAGGTGATAACAAACTTTTACAAGGAACTTCATGAAAAGATCGTGCCTTATAAGTATTAATATCGGCAAAGCCGGAGTATATATCATGATAGCTAAGAACGATTTGACCGAATCAATACTGAGCAATGAAATTCTTTCCGACTTGGCGAAAGCCGAACCTTGAAGAAACGCTTTCCGAACCCAATAAGATCTTCGGAATCTTTCCGGCGGGACAATTTCGCTTACGCAGGCTTCATTGCACCAGATAAACCTATTGCCCTTTTGGAGTCTTCTTCTGAAGAAATCCCCATCTTCTCCTCCTGTCTTTCCAAAGAGAGGATTAAAAGGGTCACCCCCATCGACAAGTATTTCCCTTTTCAACAATACGTTACCCGTTCGAGTATATCTGGCGTCACGGAGAATAGTTCCGGTTGAAAATGACCTTCTCTCGCATATCTTGCTGCTTATGATCCAACCGGGAGGTTGTGTCTCGAAATATGGCTTGACCGGCCCCAATATACCGTCGGCCTGAAACCTACAAAAAGCTTCATACAAATTAAGAAGCCAATCTTCATCCGGGATTTCGTCATCGTCAATAAAAACAATTAGATCGCTTTTTGCGTTCTTCACAGCCCTGTTTCTTGCCAGGGCGATATTTTGTTCAGGCTCTACATGATAATCAATGGGAATCTTTGACCGAAGTGCGTACGTTTCTACTGTCTCGCGGGCAGACTCTTCCGAGTCATTGTCGACAATCACTACGGAATATCCGAATAAACCGTCTGTCTTTTGCAGTATTGCCCCGGCTAACAGCCGTTCCAAAAGTTCAGGCCTCCTGTATGTGCAGACGCATATGCTGACGTGTTTATCTTCCGCCATTTTACATTTATTAAACATACTGCTATTTCCACTTGAGGGTAAATGCATCTATCGCTTCTTAAGCGTTGGCTTTGTGCTTGTTATTTATACCACCTATAGATTCTCGCCAAAAGCCTCCTCTTACGCTCAATGGCTCTCAATGCCGACAGCGCCCTCAGAATCATATTGCCACTGAGGGAAACCCCGAACGCGCAAGCCTGCCATTGACGAGATCTTAAGGAATCCAAGACCGACTCCTCTGTTATGGTTGCTTTTCCGTTTAAAGTCATAGACAGCGGAAAAAACTGACGCCGATCATGAAAATCAATCCCCGCGAAGGCAACGAGGTCCAACTCTTTGGGAAGGGGAAAAACGGTCTGACTCGGTGCCCATCCATCCGACTTACGATTCCACAGTTCAAGACCTGTCAATCCTGTTTTCCAGGCGGGATTAAAAACATTCCACGCATTAAGCCGGGATGGATGCGCAAGCACAGCCACCCCATTTTCAGTTGTAACCGTCTCCAGCAATCTGCCCGTAGGTACTCTTTCGCCCAAGAAACGTGCGCTTCCCCACACAAGAATGTGAACAATATTGCTCGCATCACTATATTCAATTCCAGGAATAATGAGCATTCGGTCAGTACTCGCCTGCGCACACGCTTCCCGATACCGCTCAAAACGTGGTTGAGTAAACCCTCTGTCATGTTCTGCCGTCATAATTATCCGATAACCCCGACGGTTGAACTCAACCGCAAGAGTTTTGAGCGGCCACTTACCATCATATGACCAGTCGGAGTGCACATGGACAGCGGCTTTAAGTCTTTCCCGCCTCATCTCCCACGCTTGGATAACTGGTCGCGTAATGTGTAATACGAGTCGACGAACAAAACTTTCGGGTCGTCCCTTCGCCAGTTGTAAAGGAAATCACCACGTCGAACAGTTACGACGTCGCGTAGAGCTTTCCAGAACGATGGCCACTTCCTCAAGGCCTTTGATTTTGGTCCGCGTAATACAAATATAGGATACATGAGCTCCCGCCCTAAGTGCCTGCACACGATCCCTGGCGCACCAAGAGGCTCGGCAATGGTTACTGTCGTGCCAATCGAAAGATTGATGTTCCAAGCCGGATATTCCAACCCCTGGCGCCTTGCGAGGGCCATACTGCCCCAAGGCCGACCGTTTATTTCCATAAACCACGCAACCCCCGAAGCGTCGCGTAACAGCTCAATCATGAAAAGTCCACGCCACTCCGCTGTACTTACCAGCTTCTCTATAGGAGCAATGAACTCCTCCGATACTTTCTGAGAGATACAGGCACTGGACCCAGAGCCATGAGGGTTCATCATTCTCAATCTCTTATGAGCGCTCCATGCTCTTATATGTCCGGGGGTAGCAAGGCCAAAAACACCCTCCCCGACACCGTTAATTAACGGCTGCGCCAAGAGCGGCATCGCGCCGTCCCATTCATTCAGTGCCTTCTCCAATTCTTCACGGCTTCCACATATCCAAGTCCGATATTTTCGCAATCGGTTCTTAATGGGAAGGACACTCTGTGCCGGTTTAAGAATGAACGGAAATGCTATATTATTGTTCAGTATGTCTCTGGGTGTCTCGGCGAGAAATGTTCTGGGTACTTTAAATCCTGCATCCATTGCGGCCTGAATTTGCACGGACTTATCAAGAGCCAAATCAATATTGACACCGCTGGGACCAGCCAATGTCCAGCCATGACTCAGGGAGACTCTGCCACACATCCACACCGCCGAGTCATCCAACGGAAATAAGACACGCTGCGATTCTTTTACCGAAGTGGCAAGCGAGACCAACAAGGCATTCAGTTCGGCGAGGCCCTTCGCGAGGTCTGTCTCAGGAGGGGTAATTTCATAACATGTGACATAACGGCTGTGGTGGAGGGAAGACCGTCGCCCTCTCCGAGCAAATGCAATTACCTCAAAGCCTTCATCCACTAAACTCCACACTACCTCCGGCGCAGAGAGTGCTTCCGCAAATCCCACCAAGACAAGTACTTTCGAGTTTTTGCCCTGTGCCGCCTCTAAAATCTGTGATCTCATGAATTCAAGCACGGAAGATCAAATATTTCCAAAATTGATAAGTCTGTCTGTTTTAAACATTTTGTTGACTCCTTCATTTGTGAGAAATGATATTACAGATTTGTTTTCCTTATGTGGGTGAGCCACTATCTCGATTACGTCACGGTTCAAGACTACCGCCTTTACCATCCCGTCAAATATTCCTTCAAAGTCTGCGTGTGCCAAATCAAAATAGCCGTCCGTGGTCCTCGTTTTTTTCCTCAGGTAATACTGATGAACGGTCCTATATATTTTCTTTACCAAGGATTGCCTATTATTGGTAATCAACTTCTGAGACCGAATGTAAGGGATACCATATTTTCCGGCAACTTCGACCATAGCGTCCAATACAGGCCAAAATAGGTGGAGGTGGTGGTGGTGATCCATATGGGTGATTAAAATGCCGCTATCTAAAACCTTCTCAACTTGAAACGCATATTCCTTAACCAGATCTGTCCTGCTATATTTGAACCATTTGGCATTTGTGGCGGATTTTTCTTTGGAATAGAATCTGCTTGTCGATGGGTCTAAAACTGATGATGGTTGTTTCGAAATAGGATTGAACTCGTCGAGCGTCAGATGAACGCCCACTCCCAATCCAGGATTTCTCTTTGAAATATTTACCGCTCCGTCAAATGCACAACCGGCAGCAATCAATGATGCGCTCGTCATAATGCCGTTTCGGTGGCAGAATTCTATGGATTCATTTACATCCTCAGACTTCCCGAAGTCGTCTCCGTTTACTATGATCTTCGTTGCGCTAATCAAAGATATCTCAAGATTACGATTAATTCCGAGATCATTACATTACGTCTGAAATCGGAATAATTTTTGGGCATTGATTTCGTATATACCGCAAAAGCAGTCTTAGCCCTTGCGCGTCAGTCTGTCCACCAAGCTAAAGTATTCCAGTTTCTTTTTTTCCCATGAAAATTCAGCCACAAATTTGGACGCGTTATCCACGAGCAGTCTTCTCTTTGTTTTGTTAGTGGCTAAATCAAGCATGGCAGAGGCTAAATCAGACACGTTTTCCGGCTCGAAAAATCTCACTACCGAATCGTTGAAGTAATAGCTGTCAATCTTTGTTCTCGACATAATTACAGGGACTCCAAGGGACATAAATTCGAGGCTTTTCGTGCTG
This is a stretch of genomic DNA from Syntrophobacterales bacterium. It encodes these proteins:
- a CDS encoding glycosyltransferase family 2 protein translates to MFNKCKMAEDKHVSICVCTYRRPELLERLLAGAILQKTDGLFGYSVVIVDNDSEESARETVETYALRSKIPIDYHVEPEQNIALARNRAVKNAKSDLIVFIDDDEIPDEDWLLNLYEAFCRFQADGILGPVKPYFETQPPGWIISSKICERRSFSTGTILRDARYTRTGNVLLKREILVDGGDPFNPLFGKTGGEDGDFFRRRLQKGNRFIWCNEACVSEIVPPERFRRSYWVRKAFLQGSAFAKSERISLLSIDSVKSFLAIMIYTPALPILILIRHDLFMKFLVKVCYHLSTLLTVCGVSAAKERVF
- a CDS encoding ChbG/HpnK family deacetylase, coding for MISATKIIVNGDDFGKSEDVNESIEFCHRNGIMTSASLIAAGCAFDGAVNISKRNPGLGVGVHLTLDEFNPISKQPSSVLDPSTSRFYSKEKSATNAKWFKYSRTDLVKEYAFQVEKVLDSGILITHMDHHHHLHLFWPVLDAMVEVAGKYGIPYIRSQKLITNNRQSLVKKIYRTVHQYYLRKKTRTTDGYFDLAHADFEGIFDGMVKAVVLNRDVIEIVAHPHKENKSVISFLTNEGVNKMFKTDRLINFGNI
- a CDS encoding glycosyltransferase family 2 protein, coding for MKNNYRYVLITPARNEESSIEKTIKSVVSQTILPEKWIIVSDGSTDRTDEIVGKYAQTTTWMELIRMPEHTDRQFAAKVHCFNAGYAKITETEIEYDIIGNLDADISFEGNYFNFLLAKFAGDPALGVAGTPFVEDGKHYDYRFTNIEHVSGACQLFRRECFEEIGGYIPIKGGGIDWVAVTTARMKGWKTRTFTDMTCLHHRKIGTGDSGTLKVQFKYGQKNYCLGGHPLWHLFRSIFQMKNKPYVIGGILLLWGYVWAFVSRAKRPISAELMQFYRAEQTRRLHEIFRRAFEFKRDH